In Gossypium arboreum isolate Shixiya-1 chromosome 5, ASM2569848v2, whole genome shotgun sequence, a single genomic region encodes these proteins:
- the LOC108453356 gene encoding DNA polymerase II subunit B4-like — MAGTKTLFFVSINCHWLCKLQTICPQNQIFSGKGKSKKEKRVREMEKVVSEAEELPKAIVRRVVKEKLSECSPDYDFNVHKDAHLAFTESARIFIHYLSATANDICKESKRQTMNAEDVFKALEEIEFSEFVKPLRASLAEFRKKNAGKKGGAAKENEVKKKRKIEDSSAKNGTKTKQKKEDNHKEEQIEEEQEQDE, encoded by the exons ATGGCGGGAACCAAAACCCTCTTTTTTGTCTCTATCAATTGTCACTGGCTTTGCAAATTGCAAACAATTTGCCCCCAAAACCAAATTTTCTCGGGGAAAGGAAagagtaaaaaagaaaaaagagttaGGGAAATGGAGAAAGTGGTCTCGGAGGCGGAAGAGCTGCCGAAGGCGATCGTGCGACGGGTGGTGAAGGAGAAGCTCTCTGAGTGTTCACCGGATTACGACTTTAACGTTCACAAAGACGCCCACCTCGCTTTCACCGAAAGCGCTCGCATCTTCATCCATTACCTTTCCGCTAc GGCAAATGACATATGCAAGGAATCGAAGAGGCAAACAATGAATGCGGAGGATGTGTTTAAAGCACTTGAAGAAATTGAATTCTCGGAATTTGTTAAACCTCTGAGGGCTTCGCTTGCTG AGTTCAGGAAGAAGAATGCTGGGAAAAAGGGTGGAGCAGCCAAGGAAAATGAGGTAAAAAAGAAGAGGAAAATAGAGGATTCATCTGCCAAAAATGGAACAAAAACCAAGCAAAAGAAAGAG